ACATGTGGTTGCCCTCTTAATGTGCCCCAGTGCAACGGGGTGAAACCACCTTCATCAGCGATCTTCACATATGCACCAAATCTCAACAACGAGTCAACGGTTAGGGAGTCACCTTGATATGCGGCCCACAACAACGAGGTTCTTCCGTGTGGATCCTGAGAATCGACGTCTATGATGTCCTTATCCACaacgaagaaaagaacatATAGGATGAGCATGATATTAGAACTGTTCACCGAAATATGCAGTAAATTGAAACCCTGGTCATCTTTCAGCTTTGCGTCAGCACCATGTTTTAAAAGATAATCAACGATATAAACATAGCCGTATCTTGCAGCCCAATGGATTGGTGGTGCATGCAGCGTACCAGCTTTCGCGTTTACATTGGCCCCATTGGTCACCAAATAATCCACAACTGATAGCCTATTGTTGATACTGGCCCAATGTAGCCCGGTCACTCCTTCACCATCATCGTAAtcttttttaatatctaCAAGACCTCCCTCTGTCATCTGCTTCACAGTAGTAAGATCACCTTTCTGACAAGCCACATGATACCTTTGTAGCTCAGAGTTTACCGATTCCGCTTCGGCGGCATCCGAATCATTTGACTGAATGGGCAGTGTCTTGTCAACATCTGCAGTACGTTCTTCACTTGAAATTACAGGCAGCATCGAGCTGAGCGACACATCATCTTGGATTACATCATCTTCTGCTCCAAGTGCACCGATCTTTGGATCGTTTGATTTTATACTTTCTTCCACACTCATCAATGTATTGTGAAGATGAGGCTTAGCAAATGCGACTCACTGAGAAGTATGAATGGTGTTCGTGCTATTAATCATCGTAATGTTTAAAATCAAGGCGCGGAAGGCACGTATTGTAAGGACTTTTCTTATTCGTGATGATCGTGAAAAAGTATTGGAAAACGAAATCAAGTGACAGAACAAGTGACAAGCACCAGTAAGATGTGAAACCTTCAAGATTAGACTTGCCAATACATCTAAATGATATATATTAAAGTACTGATATAAGTACTAAGTATTGCTACCGCACACAAAGTCAGAATGTAAGACCGCTTTCACAagcatgaaaaaaagataaattCATGCCCACAGTATAAGTACAGGACCGCATAACTACTGGTGATATATGGCATTCTGTGGAATTGCGTGGCATTGTAAATTCTACAATTGTTGGGTCATACTTTGAACTTTGAAAGCACAATGGAGAGCATTTCTGAAACCTGGGGATCTCGGTTTGTGAGTTTTTGAGCCCTCTCCAGACATTCTTTAAGCCTGTTGTTACCTGACAAGTATGAGTCCTCAGCAGGCAACTCATCCATAATGgcataaaaaaaaatgattaGCCTGTGGCTCAGCTCTTCGTCTTCCCACTGTTCTGCGAACAAATCGATCATTCTATCTATAAGCTCCTGTTGCTTAGACAGCTCTACAGCAATGAAAGGAACAGATGTTGcaatatttgcaaaaatagCAGTTACGGCCCTTTGGGAAGGCAAATCATTTAAATCGAGAAGTTTGACCAGAACATTAAAATTCTTCACACTTCGTGGATTTtcgaaattgaagaattttgcCGCGATTGGTAATGGGTTGCTCATTAGATTACCTATTAATTCCAATGTTGATCTTTGAAGTACAGTATTCTCATCTAACATTAAATTTTCTATCATTGACCAAAATTCGTCATTGGTTGCGATACGCTTACAAACCTCTTCCCCTTGGGAGCCTTCGGTTGATGCTAAGTTTGTTAATGCGAGCAGGGCTTCGTAGGTATCTACTACGGTGAGGAGATCAGAGTCAAACGATTCGTCTTGAGCATTTGGAGCGACTTTGGGTATTAACTCAAACAATGGGCCAATAGCATTTACAGGAGAGTATTTATTAAAAATCAGGGAAGGATTTGTATAGATCAGCATCTTGGCCAAGGCTCTAGCTGCATATACTTTTACAATGTCCTTGGAGCTTTGGTTGTTGACCATATACTCTAAAACTGACGTTATGCAGCCCTGTTTTATACAATCATCGATGCATGTGCGATCTCGTGTCACGTTGTAAATCAACCTTATCACCTGTTGCTTCGAACCGTGGCTTAAACCTCCGAATTTCGCACAAAGAGCGGAAAGAACCTGTTCTTTCACAATGTACTCTGTATTGAATTGTAAAACTTCCTCTTTGGTTTCTTTTACGTTGCTCCCACCATTACTATCGATAGGACTCTTGAGATCAGAAtatgatttcaaatctcTCATGGCTTTTGGTTCCAAAGAGGAACCATCTTTCTTGTCCTCAGGGTAAACGCTCAAATTGCCTAATACAACAAGACTTCCATAAGAGTCAGAATTCATATTTTCCGCTTTAGCGAGTGCTGCCAGTTGATTGCatactctttttttctttctcaacGATTGTTTGACCGATGTTTTTAGACTTAAATAAGCCAACCCTTCAATACTGGCACTTAGTTCTTCATCCTTACAAACGTCGATATCCATAGTCATAATGACATCAATCAGTATCTCTGCCAACGCATTAATCGAAACATTTTGCAGCTTGGCAAATGACCATGTTTTCACTAATACCAGAGTAGTTAACACAGTATATGCCTTGATTTTGATCGATTGttccaaaagagaaatataGTGTTCAGAAATATACACTCTGACATTCTCATCGATACAGGCGATACTGAACAATTTGAGTAGATTCTTGGTGAAGTCTTCATCGTCCTGGACAAGCACTTTCCTTTTGAACTGCTTAACTAATCGCTCCCCCAAGAAGACTTCGGAGCACAAACTTGTTAGCACAGGATACAACTCCATTAGAATATTAATGATACTTTCCAATGGATCATTGCCAACGTCAGCCTCTGACTCCATCACCAAGGAGTCCATTTCTTTTAGAAACTTTTGATCGAAGTCTTTCTCgaacttcttttcaagCATCGAGAACACGACAAGCATAAGGGGCCTGATCTCAttttctcttcctctttcaCATAGCTCATCGACCAGGAATGCAATTTTGTCGAAGGAGTAATCAAACTTACTCAACAGCTGCAAGGTTACATTCAAAAGGTATTTCACATGGAAATCCTCGCCGTAATGGATCCGCGTTTTAAGCTCTTCTAAAATTTTGTAGGAACTCTCCACATCAGAGAAGCAGCCTGCCAGAATATACACGGACTGAGGTGATAGCGCTTCAAATATTGTCAAAGCCCTAGGTACTGAGCTTTGAACCTGATTTACAAGCACACTCCTAGACTCAGAATAGTCTTGGTATGCTCTGGTTAAAACCTCTTCCACCTTCTCCGGCGTAACAGTCTTGAAAAGCTCTTTACTATTATCGCAGCATAGGATATCCTTAACTAGGCTATTATATTCTTCAACATCGGTCACTTTAACTCCCTTCTCCAAACGAGAGCacaattcttcaatatcagATGGTAAACTCATCTTATATCATACGTCTGCTAATCTGAAGTATGAACTTGATTCGTTATTTTCTTACCAGCAACCCATAGttaatatatatttcaaggGACCCCAGTTATAAGGGAGCGAACAGCCGATCATCGAATACTAAGAGCAAAAAAAACGTGAAAGGTGCATTAAGGAGCAGAAAGGTCGAATGACTTCTAGATCTGATCCACGTGAGATGAAACCTCCTGATTACGATCAATCAACACTTTTATTGCCGTTTGCCGATGCCCCCAGTATAGGTATGATAGCACGAGTCTTCAAGACGTAAATGCCAAATTACAGCTGAATACTAACCAGTCTATGCCAACATTGAAGCTTCGAAACAGTACAAGCGCACCAAAAGGATAAACAAACGGAGGCTATTCTTTCTGTGAAGCTGGAGAGGTTCTTCAGAAGTTTAAAAGGGCAACTGTTTACAAATGCATGTACCGAGGAGATTTCCATTGTGGCAAAACTGATGTATTTTGGGCTGACTACCCTCGCAGGCAGCAAGACTTTGGGCGAGGAGTATGTGGATCTTGTCTATGTGAGCCGCACGGGAAAAGAACTGGTAAAACGGTACAAGAAACTATTGTTTGTTCTGTCGTATGCCTTGGGACCTCTTGTCGTGAGCAGGATTCTTAGAAGGTGGGGTTCTGGCAGCGATGATAGTGATTCCAAAGATAAGACGTATTCATACAGAAGAATATTGgatatctttttgaatgtaCATCTGGTACTGTTTTACTTCAGTGGTTCGTATTACGATGTCATCAAGAGAATATTGGGTATGAGATATGCAATAGGGCACAAAGTCAACCCCAATGAAGCTAAATTCAGGACTTCAAACTCTAATACTTACAAGTTCCTGGGTCATATACTGCTTTTAAAGGTAGCAAGTGAGAAACTACCAGCTACTTtacaatatttgaagaaactcTTGGTGTCGGAAGGCACTGATAGTGCGAATGATATGAAAGTGTGCGGAGGAAATGGCGTAGACGCATCACACTATTATATTAAGGGGATACCGGATGAATCTCGATTGTCGCATATAGATCTATCCGACAAGTCTCAATTACCTTTCATTCCCGAGGTCTCTAGGACATGCATTTTGTGTTTGAACTTAATGGTAGATCCAAGCTGTACACCATGCGGTCACTTATTTTGTTGGAACTGTATAGTTAGCTGGTGTAAGGAAAGGGCCGAATGTCCGTTGTGTCGTCAAAAGTCGCATCCACAGCAAGTTTTGTCCATTCGATAGATGCTATTCATTGGATCTATTTATCAGTGCGTATATATATGATTATCAGTAGCACAAGATGCCTTAAATACCAATGTGGAAAAGGagttgtttttgttttcctttttttctgccactcgatgaagatgaactGAGTGATAAATTCGTAATATCGTCAGTTAGCTCTTGCGGCACTGGTTGCTTGCCCCATTTTTTAGGATCCGGGATGTTGGGCCTGTTCAAAGGCGGTATATATACTTTGGGCTTTGGGGTTGGCAACGTTGGTAAATCAAGTGCTGCCAATTTGTTTTGACTTTTGTTTGAAGGACGAGCGGAAGTgacattcttttttttgtctaGATAAGTTGGCGTAAAATTAACAGTGTTGTCAGAAGCAGTTCGGGTTATTGGGGAAGGCGATTTCTTCCTTGTATgattcaagtttttgtATGAGGCGCTTTTCAAAGGTGATGCAAACGGGTCGCGGGCTGGTAAAGATG
The genomic region above belongs to Zygotorulaspora mrakii chromosome 8, complete sequence and contains:
- the PEX10 gene encoding ubiquitin-protein ligase peroxin 10 (similar to Saccharomyces cerevisiae PEX10 (YDR265W); ancestral locus Anc_5.628), with protein sequence MTSRSDPREMKPPDYDQSTLLLPFADAPSIVQAHQKDKQTEAILSVKLERFFRSLKGQLFTNACTEEISIVAKLMYFGLTTLAGSKTLGEEYVDLVYVSRTGKELVKRYKKLLFVLSYALGPLVVSRILRRWGSGSDDSDSKDKTYSYRRILDIFLNVHLVLFYFSGSYYDVIKRILGMRYAIGHKVNPNEAKFRTSNSNTYKFLGHILLLKVASEKLPATLQYLKKLLVSEGTDSANDMKVCGGNGVDASHYYIKGIPDESRLSHIDLSDKSQLPFIPEVSRTCILCLNLMVDPSCTPCGHLFCWNCIVSWCKERAECPLCRQKSHPQQVLSIR
- the SHE4 gene encoding She4p (similar to Saccharomyces cerevisiae SHE4 (YOR035C); ancestral locus Anc_5.627); this encodes MSLPSDIEELCSRLEKGVKVTDVEEYNSLVKDILCCDNSKELFKTVTPEKVEEVLTRAYQDYSESRSVLVNQVQSSVPRALTIFEALSPQSVYILAGCFSDVESSYKILEELKTRIHYGEDFHVKYLLNVTLQLLSKFDYSFDKIAFLVDELCERGRENEIRPLMLVVFSMLEKKFEKDFDQKFLKEMDSLVMESEADVGNDPLESIINILMELYPVLTSLCSEVFLGERLVKQFKRKVLVQDDEDFTKNLLKLFSIACIDENVRVYISEHYISLLEQSIKIKAYTVLTTLVLVKTWSFAKLQNVSINALAEILIDVIMTMDIDVCKDEELSASIEGLAYLSLKTSVKQSLRKKKRVCNQLAALAKAENMNSDSYGSLVVLGNLSVYPEDKKDGSSLEPKAMRDLKSYSDLKSPIDSNGGSNVKETKEEVLQFNTEYIVKEQVLSALCAKFGGLSHGSKQQVIRLIYNVTRDRTCIDDCIKQGCITSVLEYMVNNQSSKDIVKVYAARALAKMLIYTNPSLIFNKYSPVNAIGPLFELIPKVAPNAQDESFDSDLLTVVDTYEALLALTNLASTEGSQGEEVCKRIATNDEFWSMIENLMLDENTVLQRSTLELIGNLMSNPLPIAAKFFNFENPRSVKNFNVLVKLLDLNDLPSQRAVTAIFANIATSVPFIAVELSKQQELIDRMIDLFAEQWEDEELSHRLIIFFYAIMDELPAEDSYLSGNNRLKECLERAQKLTNRDPQVSEMLSIVLSKFKV